A genomic segment from bacterium encodes:
- the accD gene encoding acetyl-CoA carboxylase, carboxyltransferase subunit beta, translated as MLNWLNRPKVASSGRREIPAGLWIKCPRCTGLVYRRELERAYRVCPRCGYHHRLSAAERLALVLDAGSFREFDGHLAPDDPLSFVDEKPYPLRVDEAQRRTSMPEAVLTGTGAIEGAGLVAAAMEFAFLGGSMGSVVGEKIARAAERAADSRTPLVVFSASGGARMQEGTLSLMQMAKTSVALARLADAGVAFISVLCDPTTGGVAASFAFQGDVVLAEPGALIGFAGRRVIEQTIRQKLPDGFQTSEFVLEHGLIDAIVPRAELRATLGRLLRLCGAPVDAAWTDAARGAAWPTEEVPAGEQPSV; from the coding sequence GTGCTGAACTGGCTGAACCGGCCAAAGGTCGCCTCCTCCGGACGCCGGGAGATCCCCGCGGGCCTCTGGATCAAGTGTCCCCGCTGTACCGGCCTCGTATACCGCCGGGAGTTGGAGCGCGCCTATCGCGTCTGCCCGAGGTGCGGCTACCATCACCGGCTGTCCGCGGCCGAGCGCCTGGCGCTGGTGCTGGACGCGGGGTCGTTTCGCGAATTCGACGGACACCTCGCGCCCGACGATCCGCTTTCGTTCGTGGACGAGAAGCCTTACCCGCTGCGCGTGGACGAGGCACAGCGGCGGACCTCGATGCCGGAGGCTGTGCTGACCGGCACCGGCGCGATCGAGGGCGCTGGTCTCGTCGCCGCGGCGATGGAGTTCGCCTTCCTCGGAGGCAGCATGGGGTCCGTCGTAGGCGAGAAGATCGCCCGCGCGGCGGAGCGCGCCGCCGACTCGCGGACGCCGCTCGTCGTGTTTTCGGCGTCCGGGGGCGCGCGCATGCAGGAGGGGACGCTGTCCCTCATGCAGATGGCGAAGACCAGCGTCGCGCTGGCGCGCCTCGCCGACGCCGGCGTCGCCTTCATCTCGGTGCTCTGCGATCCCACGACCGGCGGCGTCGCCGCGTCGTTCGCGTTTCAGGGCGACGTCGTGCTCGCCGAACCGGGCGCCTTGATCGGGTTCGCCGGGCGGCGCGTGATCGAGCAAACGATCCGCCAGAAGCTGCCGGACGGGTTTCAGACGTCCGAGTTCGTGCTCGAGCACGGCCTGATCGACGCGATCGTCCCGCGCGCCGAGCTCCGCGCCACGCTGGGCCGCCTCCTGCGTCTGTGCGGCGCGCCGGTCGACGCCGCCTGGACGGACGCGGCCCGAGGCGCGGCCTGGCCGACCGAGGAGGTTCCTGCCGGTGAACAGCCGAGCGTCTGA
- a CDS encoding trypsin-like peptidase domain-containing protein gives MVTDAPSAPRRGRLGYTAAVVLALAAVVVGAGVGGMVLPQYFHPVFGGHPAPPGGPQQLSAPPAGQAPAANPPAAQAPALPTPVPSVGLTQEENTVINVVKHVRPSVVNIDTEAQVQTMFGVFPQQGAGSGVIVRPDGYILTNNHVVQGAQKIKVTLLSGKVLAGKIVGTDPIADLAVIKVESAEPLPAAALGSSRDLQVGQIAIAIGNPFGLGSTVTTGVISALNRNIQLPNLIVENLIQTSALINPGNSGGALVDTSGRVIGINTAIIPNAQGIGFAIPSDLARSEMQQLIALGHIVRPWVGVVYGGDVDAQTARAYSLGSNHGVLVRSVEKGSPAEKAGLASGDIITAVGSEQVDTWSDFVRDVISKKIGETVTLTIVRGTTTRKVPVVLEEKPA, from the coding sequence ATGGTTACCGATGCTCCGTCCGCGCCCCGCCGCGGCCGGCTGGGGTATACCGCGGCGGTGGTGCTGGCCCTGGCCGCCGTGGTCGTAGGCGCGGGCGTTGGGGGCATGGTGCTTCCCCAATACTTTCATCCGGTCTTCGGGGGGCACCCCGCGCCGCCGGGCGGTCCGCAGCAGCTGTCCGCGCCGCCGGCCGGACAGGCGCCGGCCGCGAACCCGCCGGCCGCGCAGGCGCCGGCTCTTCCCACGCCGGTTCCGTCCGTCGGTCTCACGCAGGAAGAGAATACCGTCATCAACGTTGTGAAGCACGTCCGGCCGTCGGTGGTCAACATCGACACCGAAGCGCAGGTCCAGACGATGTTCGGCGTCTTCCCGCAGCAGGGCGCGGGCTCCGGGGTGATCGTGCGGCCCGACGGCTACATCCTCACCAACAACCATGTGGTGCAGGGCGCGCAGAAGATCAAGGTGACGCTGCTGAGCGGCAAGGTGTTGGCCGGCAAAATCGTCGGCACGGACCCGATCGCCGACCTCGCCGTGATCAAAGTCGAGTCGGCGGAGCCGCTGCCCGCCGCGGCCCTCGGCTCGAGCCGCGACCTCCAGGTCGGCCAGATCGCGATCGCGATCGGGAACCCGTTCGGGCTCGGCAGCACGGTCACGACCGGCGTCATCAGCGCGCTCAACCGCAACATTCAGCTGCCGAACCTGATCGTGGAGAACCTGATCCAGACGTCGGCGTTGATCAACCCCGGCAACAGCGGCGGCGCGCTCGTCGACACGTCGGGGCGCGTCATCGGTATCAACACGGCGATCATCCCGAACGCGCAGGGGATCGGGTTCGCGATCCCGAGCGACCTCGCGCGGTCGGAGATGCAGCAGTTGATCGCCCTCGGCCACATCGTGCGGCCGTGGGTCGGCGTCGTGTACGGCGGCGACGTGGACGCGCAGACCGCGCGGGCCTACAGCCTCGGATCGAACCACGGCGTGCTGGTCCGCAGCGTGGAGAAGGGCTCGCCCGCGGAGAAGGCCGGCCTCGCGTCCGGCGACATCATCACCGCGGTGGGCTCCGAGCAGGTCGACACCTGGAGCGATTTCGTCCGTGACGTCATCAGCAAGAAGATCGGGGAGACCGTGACGCTGACGATCGTGCGCGGGACGACGACGCGGAAGGTCCCGGTCGTTCTGGAGGAAAAGCCCGCCTAG
- the glpX gene encoding class II fructose-bisphosphatase, producing MEQTLVLDVVKVTEAAAIAAARHMGEGDTTRADQAAVTAMREMLTALPIHGRVVIGEGERDEAPMLFIGEEVGAAGRGPAVDIAVDPVEGTNLVANGLPNSIAMLAVAERGGIIHAPDIYMEKLVVPPQAAGKVDLRWPPQRNLQVLAECLRRRIEDITVVILSRPRHADLIAAVRAAGARIKLISDGDVAPAISAAVSGTAVHAVMGIGGAPEGVLTAAALRCLGGEIQGRFWYRNDAERQRAHEMGITDPERIFRTDELCSGGNLLFAATGITDGELFRGVRFFGGGVRTHSIVMTAQSRQVRFIDTIHIQEPSRVGEIRL from the coding sequence GTGGAGCAGACGCTCGTTCTGGATGTCGTGAAGGTCACCGAGGCGGCGGCGATCGCCGCCGCCCGCCACATGGGCGAGGGCGATACGACCCGCGCCGACCAGGCCGCCGTGACCGCGATGCGCGAGATGCTCACGGCGCTGCCGATTCACGGGCGGGTCGTGATCGGCGAGGGCGAACGCGACGAGGCGCCGATGCTCTTCATCGGCGAGGAAGTGGGCGCGGCGGGCCGGGGCCCGGCCGTAGACATCGCGGTCGATCCGGTCGAGGGCACCAACCTGGTGGCGAACGGCCTCCCGAACTCGATCGCCATGCTGGCCGTGGCCGAGCGCGGCGGCATCATTCACGCGCCCGACATCTATATGGAGAAACTCGTCGTGCCCCCGCAGGCGGCCGGCAAGGTGGACCTGCGCTGGCCGCCGCAGCGGAACCTGCAGGTGCTGGCGGAGTGCCTGCGCCGCCGGATCGAAGACATCACGGTCGTCATCCTGAGCCGGCCGCGCCACGCCGATCTGATCGCGGCGGTGCGGGCGGCCGGGGCGCGGATCAAGCTGATCTCCGACGGCGACGTGGCCCCGGCGATCTCGGCCGCGGTGTCCGGTACGGCGGTGCACGCCGTAATGGGCATCGGCGGTGCGCCGGAAGGGGTGCTCACCGCGGCCGCGCTGCGCTGCCTCGGCGGCGAGATCCAGGGCCGCTTCTGGTACCGCAACGACGCCGAACGCCAGCGGGCGCACGAGATGGGCATCACGGACCCCGAGCGCATTTTCCGAACCGACGAGCTGTGCTCCGGCGGCAACCTACTCTTCGCGGCGACCGGCATCACGGACGGCGAGCTCTTCCGCGGAGTCCGCTTTTTCGGCGGCGGCGTCCGCACTCACTCGATCGTCATGACCGCCCAGAGCCGGCAGGTTCGGTTCATCGACACCATTCACATCCAGGAACCGAGCCGCGTGGGCGAAATCCGGCTCTAG
- the argS gene encoding arginine--tRNA ligase, protein MVTQELRRLVADAIGRAAAAGAIPAPPEPLPPFEVEPPRDPKHGDYAANAALMLARMLGRPPREIAAAIKAHLPAPSDDLRAVEIAGPGFLNLHLAPAFLHRWLRRAHAEDRRFGRTDVGRGRRVLVEYVSANPTGPLHVGTGRNGAVGETIARLLDALGYAVAREYYVNDYGTQVDTLARSVEARYLELLNRPAEFPEDGYRGDYVRDIAGRIVDEHGAGLADVPSAERLPLIRDTALRLLLGQIRTTLEEFGITFDTWFSERTLHESGAVERCLAELRRRGVVYEQDGALWFRSTQFGDDKDRVIVRSDGRPTYFAADVPYHMDKYARGYEHLIDVWGVDHVGDTARVRGGLQALGHDPETMEFILYQHVRLRNEGEAVRMSKRSGEFITLGELIQAVGRDAARFFFILTSPSAPMDFDFALATRQSAENPVYYVQYAHARISSILREAERQGVPLPDARRTDLLPLSTPEEWSLAKRIAAMPDVVFAAGTRREPQRLCAYARELAEAFHVFYGQCRVLTDDAALTAARLVLVGASQRALRNTLDLAGVTAVERMERP, encoded by the coding sequence GTGGTCACTCAGGAACTCCGGCGGCTCGTCGCGGACGCGATCGGACGGGCGGCGGCGGCGGGCGCCATTCCGGCGCCCCCGGAACCGCTGCCGCCGTTCGAGGTCGAACCGCCCCGGGACCCCAAGCACGGCGACTACGCCGCGAACGCGGCGCTCATGCTGGCGCGGATGCTCGGCCGCCCGCCGCGGGAGATCGCCGCCGCGATCAAGGCCCACCTCCCCGCGCCCTCGGACGATCTGCGCGCCGTCGAGATCGCCGGCCCCGGCTTCCTCAACCTGCACCTCGCGCCGGCGTTCCTCCACCGCTGGCTGCGCCGCGCGCACGCGGAGGACCGGCGGTTCGGGCGCACCGACGTCGGTCGCGGCCGCCGCGTGCTGGTCGAGTATGTGAGCGCGAACCCGACCGGCCCGCTGCACGTCGGCACGGGCCGGAACGGCGCGGTCGGCGAGACGATCGCGCGGCTCCTCGACGCGCTCGGTTATGCGGTGGCCCGCGAGTATTACGTGAACGACTACGGCACGCAGGTGGACACGCTCGCGCGCTCAGTCGAGGCGCGCTACCTCGAGCTGCTCAACCGGCCGGCCGAGTTCCCGGAGGACGGCTACCGGGGGGACTACGTCCGCGACATCGCGGGGCGGATCGTCGACGAGCACGGGGCCGGGCTCGCCGACGTCCCGTCCGCCGAGCGCCTGCCTTTGATCCGGGACACGGCGCTGCGTCTGCTGCTCGGCCAGATCCGCACGACGCTGGAGGAATTTGGGATCACGTTCGACACCTGGTTCAGCGAGCGGACCCTGCACGAGAGCGGCGCGGTCGAGCGGTGTCTCGCCGAGCTGCGCCGCCGCGGCGTGGTGTACGAGCAGGACGGGGCGCTGTGGTTCCGCTCGACGCAGTTCGGGGACGACAAGGACCGCGTCATCGTGCGCAGCGACGGCCGCCCGACGTACTTTGCCGCGGACGTTCCCTACCACATGGACAAGTACGCGCGCGGGTATGAGCACCTTATCGACGTGTGGGGCGTGGACCACGTCGGCGACACCGCCCGCGTCCGGGGCGGCCTGCAGGCGCTCGGGCACGACCCGGAGACGATGGAGTTTATCCTCTACCAACACGTGCGGCTCCGCAATGAGGGCGAGGCCGTGCGGATGAGCAAGCGCAGCGGGGAGTTCATCACGCTCGGCGAGCTGATTCAGGCCGTCGGCCGGGACGCGGCGCGGTTTTTCTTCATCCTGACGAGTCCGTCGGCGCCGATGGACTTTGATTTTGCGCTCGCGACGCGCCAATCCGCCGAAAATCCGGTATACTACGTACAGTACGCGCATGCCCGGATTTCGAGCATTCTCCGGGAAGCGGAGCGCCAGGGCGTCCCGCTCCCTGACGCCCGGCGCACGGATCTTCTCCCGCTGAGCACTCCCGAGGAATGGAGCCTCGCGAAACGGATCGCCGCGATGCCGGATGTGGTGTTCGCGGCCGGGACGCGGCGGGAGCCGCAGCGCCTGTGCGCGTACGCGAGGGAACTCGCCGAGGCGTTTCACGTATTCTACGGACAGTGCCGGGTGCTGACGGACGACGCGGCCCTGACCGCGGCGCGGCTGGTGCTGGTCGGCGCCTCGCAGCGGGCACTGCGCAACACACTCGACCTCGCCGGCGTGACGGCCGTCGAGCGGATGGAGCGGCCGTAG
- a CDS encoding S-layer homology domain-containing protein, producing MKKMIAPALTQRFAAVAAAAALALTLAGPAGAALYSDTQGSAYARAIEKLSIVGVIGGYPDGTFKPDQPITRLAVVEALARGLDVKGSGQIPNFKDLAEIPESVRPTIAALLNTGAASEQKATVTQDDVTYTLTTDRSVYGIDDPVDLTFTITNTGKADVKFEFPTTQYYDFVIKRGDEQIARWSLGQTFVANPQPLFLAAGKSMTFNTRWLQKDQDSHVVGPGTYNISAIFPLKDKPVTVNLEFQKGILTAFPDNTFRPQARVTRAEFSALLVRALGLQGEATQKSQAQLAVSDAADVPAPLHGYVAVAIDHKLMAATNNQFRPNAPTTRGEAAGAVAAIMDAQKRFNYVSGTLASVSKSDITIANDQKAVTSYALTPQVAIYRNDKPAAAGDLKPNDKVLLLLTGPRGRAGYVEATGP from the coding sequence ATGAAAAAGATGATCGCACCCGCGCTCACACAACGGTTCGCCGCCGTCGCGGCGGCGGCCGCGCTCGCGCTGACCCTTGCGGGACCCGCGGGCGCGGCGCTGTACTCGGACACGCAGGGCAGCGCGTACGCGCGCGCGATCGAAAAACTGTCGATCGTGGGTGTGATCGGCGGCTATCCGGACGGGACGTTCAAGCCGGACCAGCCGATCACGCGCCTCGCCGTCGTCGAGGCGCTCGCGCGCGGCCTCGACGTGAAGGGCAGCGGGCAGATCCCGAACTTCAAAGACCTCGCCGAAATTCCCGAGTCGGTGCGGCCGACGATCGCCGCGCTGCTCAACACCGGCGCCGCGTCGGAACAGAAGGCCACGGTGACCCAGGACGACGTCACCTACACGTTGACGACCGACCGCTCCGTGTACGGGATCGACGACCCGGTGGACCTGACCTTCACCATCACGAACACCGGCAAGGCGGACGTGAAGTTCGAGTTTCCGACGACGCAGTACTACGACTTCGTGATCAAGCGCGGCGACGAGCAGATCGCGCGGTGGTCGCTCGGCCAGACGTTTGTGGCGAACCCGCAGCCGCTGTTCCTCGCGGCCGGAAAGTCGATGACGTTCAACACGCGCTGGCTGCAGAAGGACCAGGACAGCCACGTGGTGGGGCCCGGCACCTACAATATCTCCGCGATCTTTCCGCTGAAGGACAAGCCGGTGACCGTGAACCTCGAGTTCCAGAAGGGCATCCTCACCGCGTTCCCCGACAACACGTTCCGGCCGCAGGCGCGGGTGACGCGGGCCGAATTCTCCGCGCTGCTCGTGCGGGCGCTCGGCCTCCAGGGCGAGGCGACGCAGAAGTCGCAGGCGCAGCTCGCGGTGAGCGACGCGGCGGACGTTCCCGCGCCGCTCCACGGCTACGTCGCCGTGGCGATCGATCACAAGCTGATGGCCGCGACGAACAACCAGTTCCGACCGAACGCGCCGACGACCCGCGGCGAGGCGGCGGGGGCGGTGGCGGCGATCATGGACGCCCAGAAGCGGTTCAACTATGTGTCGGGGACGCTCGCGTCCGTCAGCAAGAGCGACATCACGATCGCCAACGACCAGAAGGCGGTGACGAGCTACGCGCTGACGCCGCAGGTCGCGATCTACCGGAACGACAAGCCGGCCGCGGCCGGGGATCTCAAACCGAACGACAAGGTGCTGCTGCTGCTCACGGGCCCGCGGGGACGCGCCGGGTACGTCGAAGCGACCGGTCCCTAG
- the rho gene encoding transcription termination factor Rho: MPIAELEGKNLNELQDLAKELNVQNVRRYRKQELIMKILQAQTEQSGLMFRSGILEIMQEGYGFLRTSGYLPGSEDIYVSPSQIKRFGLRVGDEVLGQVRAPKDNEKYYALLRVEAVNGLDPEQARSRPDFEKLTPVFPHERLKLELPQSDLTVRIVDLFAPIGKGQRAMIVSPPKAGKTTLLKKIGQSIVQNHQEVYLMVLLLDERPEEVTDMRRSVEAEVVASTFDRPPEEHVQVADLVLERAKRLVEGGRDVVVLLDSLTRFSRANNLVIPPSGRTLSGGLDPAALHRPKRFFGAARKIEEGGSITIVATALIDTGSRMDDVIYEEFKGTGNMELHLNRKLQERRTFPAIDIKLSGTRREELLLTEEELRKVWVLRKSLESLDTVAMTELILDRLRKTPNNAGFLRSIIKSAEEDA, encoded by the coding sequence GTGCCAATCGCGGAGCTGGAGGGCAAGAATCTCAACGAACTGCAGGACCTCGCCAAAGAACTCAACGTCCAAAATGTTCGACGCTACCGTAAACAGGAGCTGATTATGAAGATCTTGCAAGCCCAAACCGAGCAGAGCGGACTGATGTTCCGCTCCGGCATCCTCGAGATCATGCAGGAGGGGTACGGCTTCCTCCGCACGAGCGGCTATCTGCCGGGATCCGAGGACATCTACGTCTCCCCCTCGCAGATCAAGCGGTTCGGCCTGCGCGTGGGCGACGAAGTGCTCGGGCAGGTCAGGGCCCCCAAGGACAACGAGAAGTACTACGCGCTGCTGCGGGTGGAGGCCGTCAACGGCCTCGACCCCGAGCAGGCGCGCTCGCGGCCCGATTTCGAAAAACTGACGCCGGTCTTCCCGCACGAGCGGCTCAAGCTCGAGCTGCCGCAGAGCGACCTCACCGTGCGGATCGTGGATCTCTTCGCGCCGATCGGCAAGGGCCAGCGCGCGATGATCGTCTCCCCGCCGAAGGCCGGCAAGACGACCCTGCTGAAGAAGATCGGCCAGAGCATCGTGCAGAACCACCAGGAAGTCTACCTGATGGTGCTGCTGCTCGACGAGCGGCCGGAAGAGGTCACCGACATGCGCCGCTCGGTGGAGGCCGAGGTGGTCGCGTCCACCTTCGACCGGCCGCCGGAAGAGCACGTGCAGGTCGCCGACCTCGTCCTCGAGCGCGCAAAGCGCCTCGTCGAGGGCGGCCGCGACGTCGTCGTCCTGCTCGACAGCCTCACGCGCTTCTCGCGCGCGAACAACCTGGTCATCCCGCCGAGCGGCCGGACGCTCTCCGGCGGCCTCGACCCCGCGGCGCTGCACCGCCCGAAGCGGTTCTTCGGCGCGGCGCGGAAGATCGAGGAAGGCGGCAGCATCACCATCGTCGCGACGGCGCTGATCGACACCGGCAGCCGGATGGACGACGTGATCTACGAGGAGTTCAAGGGCACCGGCAACATGGAGCTCCACCTCAACCGCAAGCTGCAGGAGCGCCGCACCTTCCCGGCGATCGACATCAAGCTCTCCGGGACCCGGCGCGAGGAGCTGCTGCTCACCGAGGAGGAGCTGCGGAAGGTCTGGGTGCTCCGCAAGAGCCTGGAGTCGCTGGACACCGTCGCGATGACGGAGCTGATCCTCGACCGGCTGCGCAAGACGCCGAACAACGCGGGCTTCCTGCGCTCGATCATCAAGAGCGCGGAGGAGGACGCTTAG
- a CDS encoding M23 family metallopeptidase, protein MPTSWRRVAAAVVSAVCAAVPAPAFAREPIGGDGRHAPAGVTATVHLRMPALPLPAAPQLQGAAALPETRHTIVAGDTLWAIALSAGVRVDALAAANGLTENSVLKLGRVLTIPHPATPVPAPAASVRPAAPERTSVPSRAAALPAAPGSGAASHLALLWPAGGIVTSRFGWRVHPIFGGREFHTGMDIATRYGSPVVAACAGLVRFVGWKSGYGRIVVLDHDGGIETAYSHLSAALVSPGQRVTQGQLIGRIGNSGWSTGPHLFFEVRRNGVPLDPARYLN, encoded by the coding sequence ATGCCGACCTCGTGGAGGCGGGTGGCCGCGGCCGTGGTGAGCGCGGTCTGCGCAGCGGTTCCGGCGCCGGCTTTCGCGCGGGAGCCGATCGGGGGGGACGGCCGGCATGCGCCGGCCGGCGTGACGGCGACTGTTCATCTCCGCATGCCCGCGCTGCCGCTGCCGGCCGCGCCGCAGCTTCAAGGCGCGGCCGCCCTGCCGGAGACTCGCCATACCATCGTCGCCGGCGACACGCTGTGGGCGATCGCCCTATCCGCCGGCGTCCGCGTCGATGCGCTGGCCGCCGCGAACGGTCTCACCGAAAACTCGGTGCTCAAGCTCGGACGCGTGCTGACCATTCCGCACCCGGCAACGCCGGTTCCCGCCCCGGCGGCGTCGGTTCGCCCGGCCGCGCCCGAACGCACCTCCGTCCCGTCGCGCGCGGCGGCATTGCCGGCGGCCCCCGGTTCCGGTGCGGCGAGCCATCTCGCGCTGCTGTGGCCGGCCGGCGGGATCGTCACCTCCCGGTTCGGCTGGCGGGTCCATCCAATTTTCGGCGGTCGCGAATTTCACACCGGCATGGATATCGCGACTCGGTACGGCTCCCCGGTCGTGGCGGCCTGCGCCGGTCTGGTCCGCTTTGTCGGCTGGAAGTCCGGCTACGGCCGAATCGTCGTGCTCGATCACGACGGCGGCATCGAGACGGCGTACTCGCACCTGTCCGCGGCCCTCGTGAGCCCCGGTCAGCGGGTGACGCAGGGCCAGCTGATCGGCCGCATCGGCAACTCCGGCTGGAGCACCGGTCCGCACCTGTTCTTTGAGGTGCGGCGGAACGGCGTGCCGCTGGATCCCGCCCGTTACCTCAACTGA
- a CDS encoding M23 family metallopeptidase, translated as MASSERRRAAGVRFVAAAAATCGMLVIGIGAAVISYGGTPAIGDRPAAAGGENVTPAVMRAPAPGVLQLAAAVALPWTGREAAPAAARGGDAELSPRANVAGGVPAERGAAPSAAATPPAAAEALSLALLRPSGGVITSRFGWRMHPIFGTREFHTGVDIATRYGSPVIAARAGVVLFVGWKSGYGRIVVLDHGGGFQTTYSHLSAALVNPGEEVEPGQAIGRIGSSGWSTGPHLFFEVRRNGVPVDPARYLN; from the coding sequence ATGGCCTCGTCCGAGAGGCGCCGGGCCGCCGGCGTGCGGTTTGTCGCGGCCGCTGCCGCGACGTGCGGGATGCTGGTAATCGGGATCGGCGCGGCTGTCATCAGCTACGGAGGGACGCCGGCCATCGGGGATCGCCCGGCGGCGGCCGGCGGGGAGAACGTCACACCCGCCGTGATGAGAGCCCCGGCGCCCGGGGTCTTGCAGCTCGCGGCGGCCGTCGCTCTTCCATGGACTGGGCGCGAGGCGGCCCCGGCGGCGGCGAGGGGGGGCGACGCCGAATTGTCCCCGCGCGCAAACGTTGCCGGCGGTGTGCCGGCGGAACGGGGGGCGGCCCCGTCCGCCGCGGCGACGCCACCGGCGGCGGCCGAGGCGTTGTCCCTCGCACTGCTGCGGCCGTCCGGAGGCGTCATCACGTCGCGCTTCGGCTGGCGCATGCACCCGATCTTTGGAACCAGGGAATTTCATACCGGGGTCGACATCGCTACGCGCTACGGGTCGCCGGTCATCGCGGCGCGCGCCGGTGTGGTCCTCTTTGTGGGCTGGAAGTCCGGCTACGGGCGCATCGTTGTGCTCGACCACGGCGGCGGGTTCCAGACGACGTACTCGCATCTCTCGGCCGCCCTCGTGAACCCCGGCGAGGAGGTTGAGCCGGGCCAGGCCATCGGACGCATCGGCAGCTCCGGCTGGAGCACCGGGCCGCACTTGTTCTTCGAGGTGCGGCGGAACGGCGTTCCCGTCGACCCCGCACGGTACCTCAACTAG
- the hydA gene encoding dihydropyrimidinase produces the protein MVRGGRVVTAAADGVADIGICAGKIAQLGGEMRAGREIDASGLYVFPGGVDVHVHLSQAARPEPGRELWVDDFFTGSQAAIAGGITTIGNMTFQWAGERLRDALERDLAAAARDAAVDFILHPVLTEPTPAAVDEVAALAAQGHASLKLFMSRDNFDAEADMYLRAMDAAAKSGLIVLMHCEDGALQRFLKGRLAEEGRAGLRYYPDSRPIYTESVATERAIALAQATGAPIYVVHLSSAAALSRCRAARAEGLPVYVETRPLYLYLTRERLEEPDGPKYTGAPPLRDATDVAAIWAGLRSGDVQSVCTDHAPWTLRQKLDPSLTVATVRNGVADLETLMPMLYSEGVRGGRITLSRFVELTSTNVAKLFGLYPRKGTIAVGSDADVVIWDPEASRTIDGASMRSRAGYSVYDGREVRGWPVYTISRGDVVFDRSGVTAVRGRGRWLRRGATAAL, from the coding sequence GTGGTCCGCGGCGGGCGGGTTGTCACCGCCGCCGCGGACGGCGTCGCCGACATCGGTATCTGCGCCGGGAAAATCGCGCAGCTCGGCGGGGAGATGCGGGCGGGCCGGGAGATCGACGCGTCCGGCCTCTACGTCTTTCCAGGCGGCGTCGACGTCCACGTGCACCTCAGCCAGGCGGCGCGCCCCGAACCGGGACGCGAGCTGTGGGTGGATGACTTCTTCACCGGGTCGCAGGCCGCGATCGCGGGCGGCATCACCACGATCGGCAACATGACGTTCCAGTGGGCGGGCGAGCGCCTGCGGGATGCGCTGGAGCGCGATCTCGCCGCGGCTGCGCGCGACGCCGCCGTCGACTTCATCCTGCATCCTGTGCTCACCGAGCCGACGCCCGCCGCCGTGGACGAGGTGGCCGCGTTGGCGGCGCAGGGGCACGCCAGCCTCAAGCTCTTCATGAGCCGCGACAATTTCGACGCGGAAGCCGACATGTATCTGCGCGCGATGGACGCGGCCGCGAAGAGCGGCCTGATCGTGCTGATGCACTGCGAAGACGGCGCACTGCAGCGGTTTCTCAAGGGGCGCCTCGCGGAGGAAGGCCGCGCGGGTCTGCGATATTACCCGGACAGCCGTCCGATCTACACCGAGTCGGTCGCGACCGAGCGCGCGATCGCGCTCGCGCAGGCCACCGGGGCGCCGATTTACGTCGTGCACCTCTCGTCCGCGGCGGCGCTCTCCCGCTGCCGGGCGGCGCGCGCGGAGGGCCTTCCAGTGTACGTGGAAACCCGGCCGCTGTACCTGTATCTCACGCGCGAGCGCCTCGAGGAGCCGGACGGTCCCAAGTACACCGGCGCGCCGCCGCTCCGTGATGCGACCGACGTGGCGGCGATCTGGGCCGGCCTGCGCAGCGGCGACGTCCAAAGCGTCTGCACCGACCACGCCCCCTGGACGCTGCGCCAGAAACTCGACCCGTCGCTCACCGTGGCCACGGTGCGCAACGGCGTCGCCGACCTCGAGACCTTGATGCCGATGCTGTACTCGGAGGGCGTGCGCGGCGGGCGGATTACGCTCTCCCGTTTCGTCGAGCTCACCAGCACGAACGTCGCCAAGCTCTTCGGTCTGTACCCGCGGAAGGGGACGATCGCGGTCGGCTCCGACGCCGACGTGGTGATCTGGGATCCCGAGGCATCCCGGACGATCGACGGCGCGTCGATGCGTTCGCGCGCCGGCTATTCCGTTTATGACGGGCGCGAGGTCCGCGGCTGGCCGGTCTACACGATCAGCCGCGGCGACGTCGTGTTCGATCGGAGCGGCGTCACGGCCGTGCGCGGGCGGGGCCGGTGGCTGCGCCGCGGCGCGACCGCCGCGTTGTAG
- a CDS encoding Rieske (2Fe-2S) protein produces MRRHLVGTITELPPGSRRIVTVDGRSIGVFNIGGRFYALRNRCPHQGAPLCEGRVKGTTLPGPPYQYVYGRDREIIQCPWHGWEFEIATGRTYFNPHRMRVKTYDVTVERGAAAAQLEEDVTLETFEVTTEGDLVVLHA; encoded by the coding sequence ATGAGGCGGCACCTCGTGGGGACGATCACGGAGCTGCCGCCGGGAAGCCGGCGGATCGTTACGGTCGACGGACGTTCCATCGGGGTGTTCAACATCGGCGGTCGCTTCTACGCGCTGCGCAACCGCTGCCCGCATCAGGGGGCGCCGTTGTGCGAAGGCCGGGTGAAGGGCACCACGCTGCCGGGCCCTCCGTACCAGTACGTCTACGGCCGCGACCGGGAAATCATCCAATGTCCCTGGCACGGCTGGGAGTTCGAGATCGCCACCGGCCGCACGTACTTCAACCCGCACCGCATGCGTGTGAAAACGTACGATGTCACCGTCGAGCGGGGCGCCGCGGCGGCGCAACTCGAGGAGGACGTGACGCTGGAGACGTTTGAAGTCACCACCGAAGGCGATCTCGTCGTGTTGCACGCGTAA